In Apium graveolens cultivar Ventura chromosome 10, ASM990537v1, whole genome shotgun sequence, the following are encoded in one genomic region:
- the LOC141693565 gene encoding ATP-dependent DNA helicase 2 subunit KU80: MARNKEALLLLIDVGPSMHTVLLEVEKICSMLVQKKLIFGKYDEVGVVLFGTKDTDNELTNEIGGYEHVVVLNHLKVVDGDLIKLLEALPRGTVDGDFLDAIVVGMDMLIKKFGQTIKGKKRLCLITNAIHPIKDPYEGTKLDQVNTIAAQMAAHGMKMECIVYRGQQEMDGNKSAIEENDLLLDTISKMTSSRKVHVENSTSLLGALRTRNISPVTIYRGDLELSSEVKVMVWVYKKTSEEKFPTLKMYSDKAPETDKLASHEVKVEYEYKKVDDPSKIVPPEQRIKGYRYGPQVVPISSAEWEAVKFKPEKGVKLLGFTDASNIMRHYYMKDVNIVIAQPGNTKAALAVSALARAMKEMNKVAIVRCVWRQGQTQVVIGVLTPNISYRDDVPDSFYFNVLPFAEDVREFQFPSFSNLPSSMLPNDEQQEAADNLVKMLELAPTGKGECLQPEFTPNPVLERFYRYLELKSRHPDAAVPPLDETLKKITGPDPDLLSHGKPVIDEFRRLFELKENPKLKKSSRRLLRDKPSGSNEEQEDPGKIEDAEAINSTEHGSAAFKVEKIGDSNPVQDFKSMMLRRDGAEWVNKAITDMKSIIFRLIEDSFEGDTFQKVLECLIALRNGCILEQEPKQFNDFLLKLCKFCTEKDLASFTEFLASKNVMLISKTEADESDITDEEAKSFLVKAEQK, from the exons ATGGCTCGAAACAAG GAAGCGCTGCTTTTGTTAATTGATGTTGGTCCCTCCATGCATACTGTGTTGCTCGAGGTTGAAAAGATTTGTTCTATGCTTGTACAGAAGAAG CTGATTTTTGGTAAATATGATGAAGTGGGAGTTGTTTTGTTTGGAACCAAAG ATACTGACAACGAGCTCACCAACGAAATCGGTGGATATGAACATGTTGTCGTTTTGAACCACCTCAAAGTTGTCGATGGAGATCTCATTAAGCTTTTAGAAGCACTTCCTCGTGGAACAGTTGATGGTGACT TTCTTGATGCAATTGTTGTTGGGATGGATATGCTGATTAAGAAGTTTGGACAAACGATTAAAGGGAAAAAACGTCTTTGTCTAATCACAAATGCAATTCATCCTATCAAAGATCCATATGAAGGAACTAAACTAGATCAAGTCAACACCATCGCTGCACAGATGGCTGCACATGGCATGAAAATGGAATGCATAGTTTATAGGGGACAACAGGAAATGGATGGGAATAAGAGTGCAATAGAAGAGAACGATCTTTTACTGGATACAATATCAAAGATGACTTCTTCAAGGAAGGTCCATGTTGAAAATTCTACATCACTTTTGGGTGCACTTAGAACTCGTAATATATCTCCTGTTACAATATACAGAGGTGACTTGGAGCTAAGCTCTGAAGTAAAGGTTATG GTATGGGTCTACAAGAAAACTTCTGAAGAGAAATTTCCAACTCTGAAGATGTACTCTGATAAAGCACCTGAAACTGATAAACTTGCTAGTCATGAGGTCAAAGTAGAATATGAATACAAAAAAGTTGATGATCCTAGTAAAATTGTGCCTCCAGAACAACGGATAAAAGGATATAGATATGGACCTCAAGTAGTTCCTATTTCATCAGCCGAATGGGAAGCTGTGAAATTTAAACCAGAGAAGGGTGTGAAACTGCTTGGATTTACTGATGCTTCTAACATAATGAG ACACTATTACATGAAAGATGTTAACATAGTCATAGCCCAACCGGGTAATACAAAAGCTGCTCTTGCAGTTTCTGCATTAGCAAGAGCAATGAAGGAGATGAACAAAGTGGCAATTGTTCGTTGTGTATGGAGGCAAGGGCAGACTCAAGTTGTGATTGGTGTGCTGACTCCTAACATATCTTATAGGGATGATGTT CCTGATTCGTTCTATTTCAATGTACTTCCTTTTGCGGAGGATGTTCGCGAGTTTCAGTTCCCGTCCTTCAGCAATTTACCTTCATCAATGCTTCCAAACGATGAACAGCAGGAGGCTGCTGATAATTTGGTAAAGATGCTTGAACTTGCACCAACTGGAAAGGGAGAGTGCTTGCAGCCTGAATTCACTCCAAATCCTGTGCTGGAG CGTTTCTATCGCTATCTTGAGTTGAAGTCAAGACATCCGGATGCAGCTGTACCGCCTCTAGATGAAACCCTCAAAAAGATAACGGGACCTGATCCTGATCTCCTATCTCACGGAAAACCTGTTATTGATGAATTTCGTAGGTTATTTGAATTGAAGGAGAATCCAAAG TTAAAGAAGTCATCTAGAAGATTGTTAAGAGAtaaaccttctggctcaaatgAAGAACAAGAGGATCCTGGGAAAATTGAAGATGCTGAAGCTATCAATTCTACTGAACATGGATCAGCAGCATTTAAAGTTGAGAAGATTGGGGACTCTAATCCTGTTCAAGATTTTAAATCCATGATGTTGCGAAGAGATGGTGCGGAATGGGTTAACAAAGCTATTACTGATATGAAAAGTATAATATTCCGACTGATAGAAGACTCATTCGAAGGGGATACTTTTCAGAAAGTACTGGAATGTTTAATTGCTCTACGCAACGGTTGCATTCTTGAGCAA GAGCCAAAGCAGTTCAATGATTTTTTGCTCAAACTTTGCAAATTTTGTACGGAGAAAGACCTTGCCAGTTTCACTGAGTTTCTTGCATCTAAAAACGTCATGCTAATCTCAAAAACGGAAGCTGATGAGAG TGACATTACAGATGAAGAGGCTAAAAGCTTTCTGGTCAAAGCAGAGCAAAAATGA